A genomic stretch from bacterium includes:
- a CDS encoding ATP-binding cassette domain-containing protein: MIERLRNRDEWGFFAILPEADRLLAIGWWAILLLRGALPAFFAVAMGMLIGAVEGGTSLAVPLAWVGGVFVLLQVLAPLHQAFSANLGSKTAAWLYDQLSGACVGPPGMGHLENPELTQDLTMARDFDLGISGPPLNISMDFIATGLVEMIGGLASAAVLAAYAWWAPLVLGGAWLATHWLLRESAVWKDRNTNEVREAQRHADYAYKLAVEPHAAKELRLFGLAKWTVERFRQRRRQLFELRWEATRLRERSVIGSLSLALAANVFVFGSLAAAAADGSLALGQLVTFASAAIGTSMITFGGLSWALDGAAAPAGAVVRLNESMASAGALSHGNRVAANLPAREIRFRDVHFAYPATGEPVLDGFDLSIPAGSSLAIVGQNGAGKTTLAKLLCRLYEPQSGAIEVDGVDIASLDLQAWRERITAVFQDFIRFELPLRDNVAPSGAEDNAILAALADAGASDLADLETILARGYPGGTDLSGGQWQRIALARALCAVRQGAGIVLLDEPTAQLDVRGEAEIFQRILAATRDTTTILISHRFSTVRHADRICVLEAGKLIELGSHEELMARGGRYCTMFELQASRFNSGEEEDEGLDALD, translated from the coding sequence GTGATCGAGCGATTGAGGAACCGCGATGAGTGGGGCTTCTTCGCCATCCTTCCCGAGGCCGACAGGCTCCTTGCCATCGGCTGGTGGGCGATCCTGCTGCTTCGCGGTGCGCTGCCGGCGTTCTTCGCCGTCGCAATGGGCATGCTCATAGGAGCCGTCGAGGGTGGCACGAGCCTGGCGGTACCTCTCGCGTGGGTCGGCGGGGTGTTCGTGTTGTTGCAGGTATTGGCGCCCCTGCATCAGGCCTTCAGCGCGAACCTCGGCAGCAAGACCGCGGCCTGGCTCTACGACCAGCTCTCCGGCGCCTGTGTCGGCCCCCCGGGCATGGGACACCTGGAGAATCCCGAGCTGACCCAGGATCTCACGATGGCCAGGGATTTCGATCTGGGAATCAGCGGCCCACCCCTGAACATCTCGATGGACTTCATCGCTACGGGCCTGGTGGAGATGATCGGTGGGCTCGCGTCCGCGGCGGTCCTGGCCGCCTACGCATGGTGGGCGCCGCTGGTGCTTGGAGGCGCCTGGCTCGCCACCCATTGGCTGCTGCGCGAGAGCGCGGTGTGGAAGGATCGCAACACGAATGAAGTTCGCGAAGCGCAGCGCCACGCGGACTACGCCTACAAGCTCGCGGTGGAGCCACACGCGGCAAAAGAGCTGCGTCTGTTCGGCCTCGCGAAGTGGACCGTCGAACGTTTCCGGCAGCGCCGCCGCCAGCTCTTCGAGCTGCGCTGGGAAGCGACGCGGCTCCGGGAGCGATCCGTGATCGGGAGTCTGTCGTTGGCCCTTGCTGCCAACGTGTTCGTTTTCGGCTCGCTGGCCGCAGCGGCCGCGGATGGCTCACTCGCCTTGGGTCAGCTCGTGACCTTCGCAAGCGCCGCCATCGGTACGAGCATGATCACTTTCGGTGGCTTGTCCTGGGCACTCGACGGAGCGGCTGCTCCAGCGGGAGCCGTAGTGCGACTGAATGAGAGCATGGCCTCCGCTGGAGCCTTGTCCCACGGAAACAGAGTCGCCGCCAACCTCCCGGCACGAGAGATCCGATTCCGCGATGTCCATTTCGCCTACCCTGCGACCGGAGAGCCGGTCCTCGACGGCTTCGATCTCAGCATCCCCGCCGGTTCCTCCCTGGCGATCGTCGGACAGAACGGCGCCGGCAAGACCACCCTCGCAAAGCTCCTATGCCGTCTCTACGAGCCTCAAAGCGGGGCCATCGAGGTGGATGGCGTCGACATCGCGAGCCTCGACCTGCAGGCCTGGCGCGAGCGCATCACGGCCGTCTTCCAGGATTTCATCCGCTTCGAACTCCCCCTGCGCGACAACGTCGCGCCATCCGGTGCGGAGGACAACGCCATCCTCGCGGCATTGGCCGACGCCGGCGCCAGCGATCTGGCGGATCTGGAGACGATCCTGGCGCGCGGCTACCCGGGTGGAACCGATCTTTCGGGAGGCCAGTGGCAGCGGATCGCATTGGCGCGCGCGCTCTGTGCGGTACGCCAAGGGGCTGGAATCGTGCTTCTCGACGAGCCCACCGCTCAGCTCGACGTGCGCGGCGAAGCCGAGATCTTCCAGCGCATCCTCGCCGCAACCCGCGACACCACGACGATCCTGATCTCCCACCGCTTCTCGACCGTTCGCCACGCCGATCGCATCTGTGTGCTCGAAGCAGGCAAGCTGATCGAGTTGGGCAGCCACGAAGAGCTGATGGCGCGGGGCGGCCGCTATTGCACGATGTTCGAGCTTCAAGCTTCGCGTTTCAACAGCGGCGAAGAAGAAGACGAGGGGCTCGATGCCCTCGATTGA